In the genome of Polaribacter atrinae, one region contains:
- a CDS encoding GNAT family N-acetyltransferase, translated as MITIQTAKSEDLKEILALEQLVFNTGSYPAFVIRQLFDISNHLFIVAKENNKIWGFAIGALNTNEQKGWVLSLGVHPEARGKQIGKLLTNKLVSLLKTDNCLEICLTVHPENAAAIKIYKELGFKGETVLEDYFLENEKRIIMTLKNDAT; from the coding sequence ATGATAACGATTCAAACAGCAAAATCAGAAGATTTAAAAGAAATTTTAGCACTTGAACAACTTGTTTTTAATACTGGTAGTTATCCTGCTTTTGTAATCCGTCAATTATTTGACATTTCCAATCATTTGTTTATTGTAGCTAAAGAAAATAATAAAATCTGGGGCTTTGCTATTGGTGCTTTAAATACGAATGAACAAAAAGGTTGGGTTTTGTCCTTAGGAGTGCATCCAGAAGCTAGAGGAAAACAAATTGGGAAACTACTAACCAATAAATTAGTAAGCCTTTTAAAAACGGACAACTGTTTAGAAATATGCTTAACAGTCCATCCTGAAAATGCTGCAGCAATTAAAATTTATAAAGAATTAGGTTTTAAAGGTGAAACAGTTTTAGAAGATTATTTTTTAGAGAATGAAAAAAGAATAATTATGACATTAAAAAACGATGCAACTTAA
- a CDS encoding aminotransferase class V-fold PLP-dependent enzyme produces MISENKNRIVKTDLENYFNQFKVNIVGINQTFESPYGEQKLIYTDWTASGRLYRPIEEKLINEFGPFIANTHTETSTSGAAMTLAYHEARNIIKRHVNANENDVLITSGTGMTGVVNKFQRILGLKVSENLKEHTNIPDEIRPIVFVSHMEHHSNHTSWIETIADVEVVPCDDEGLLCIKKFEECIKKYEHRKIKIASITACSNVTGIKTAYHEVAKLIHKYNGLCFVDFACCAPYVDINMHPENEEEQLDAIFFSPHKFLGGPGTSGVLVFNKKLYKNVVPDNPGGGTVSYTNPWGQHDYFVDVETREDGGTPGFMQAIKIALSIQLKDQMGVVNIKKREDEINAVVFKTLHNLSGVKILAPNHTDRLSIFSFYFEKYHFNMVVKILNDRFGIQTRGGCSCAGTYGHFLLNVDQETSNRIKDEILLGCNTDKPGWIRLSIHPTITSEELNFICNSLQELSDNIEEWSKDYKYDSLKNDFLHKTVKPIEKELVKKWFSL; encoded by the coding sequence ATGATTTCTGAAAATAAAAATAGAATAGTAAAAACTGATTTAGAAAATTATTTCAATCAGTTTAAAGTAAATATTGTTGGTATTAACCAAACCTTTGAATCTCCTTATGGAGAACAAAAATTAATTTATACAGATTGGACTGCCAGTGGAAGGTTATATCGTCCTATTGAAGAAAAGTTAATCAATGAATTTGGACCATTTATAGCAAATACACATACAGAAACTTCTACTTCTGGTGCTGCTATGACTTTAGCTTACCATGAAGCTAGAAACATTATTAAACGTCATGTAAATGCAAATGAAAATGATGTTTTAATTACTTCTGGTACAGGAATGACAGGTGTAGTAAATAAATTTCAAAGAATTTTAGGTTTAAAAGTTTCAGAGAATTTAAAAGAACATACAAATATTCCAGATGAAATTAGACCTATTGTTTTTGTCTCTCATATGGAACACCATTCTAATCATACTTCTTGGATAGAAACAATTGCAGATGTAGAGGTCGTTCCTTGTGATGATGAAGGTTTGTTATGTATAAAGAAATTTGAAGAATGTATTAAGAAATACGAACACAGAAAAATAAAAATAGCTTCTATAACTGCTTGTTCTAATGTTACTGGTATTAAAACGGCATACCACGAAGTTGCCAAATTAATACATAAATACAACGGACTTTGTTTTGTAGATTTTGCTTGTTGTGCTCCTTATGTAGATATTAATATGCACCCAGAAAATGAAGAAGAACAGTTAGATGCCATCTTCTTTTCTCCGCATAAGTTCTTAGGAGGCCCAGGAACTTCTGGTGTTTTGGTTTTTAATAAGAAATTGTATAAAAATGTGGTGCCAGATAACCCTGGAGGAGGTACAGTAAGTTATACAAACCCATGGGGACAACATGATTATTTTGTTGATGTAGAAACAAGAGAAGATGGTGGTACACCTGGTTTTATGCAGGCCATAAAAATTGCCCTTTCTATTCAGTTGAAAGACCAAATGGGAGTTGTAAATATTAAGAAAAGGGAAGATGAAATTAATGCAGTTGTATTTAAAACATTACATAACCTTTCTGGAGTAAAAATATTAGCTCCAAACCATACAGATAGATTAAGTATTTTTTCTTTTTATTTTGAAAAATATCACTTTAATATGGTTGTAAAAATATTGAACGATAGATTCGGAATTCAAACTAGAGGCGGTTGTTCTTGTGCAGGAACGTACGGACATTTTTTATTGAATGTAGATCAAGAAACTTCTAACAGAATAAAAGATGAAATTTTACTTGGCTGCAATACAGATAAACCAGGTTGGATTCGTTTATCTATTCACCCAACAATAACGTCTGAAGAGTTGAATTTTATTTGTAATTCTCTACAAGAATTGTCAGATAATATTGAAGAATGGTCTAAGGATTATAAGTATGATAGTCTTAAAAACGATTTTTTACACAAGACTGTTAAGCCTATCGAAAAAGAGTTGGTAAAGAAATGGTTTTCATTATAA
- a CDS encoding protein-disulfide reductase DsbD family protein, whose translation MKKIILILILTLGFTAYSQVFEPVKWTTSVEKVSDTEYNLVANASIDQGWHLYSQDVPEDGPIATLFNFEENENYTLIGDVLEEEGHTIDDPVFNMVIKFFENNAIFKQKIKITNKELSFIKGEVEFMVCDDSKCLPPTYIDLEFNFNNTIVKKDAAATGVTSKKEAVVHSTSINNPSKDNNQRGLISIFLIAFLSGFAALLTPCVFPMIPMTVSFFTKQSKTKAAGIRNAIIYGLSIIVIYVLLGVLVSLIFGADSLNALSTNVWFNVIFFILLLVFATSFLGAFEIMLPNSWANKVDSQADRGGLIGIFFMALALAIVSFSCTGPIVGTLLVEAAAGGSQIGPIVGMLGFSLAIALPFALFAAFPGWLNSLPKSGGWLNTVKVVLGFLELALAFKFLSNADLVLQLHWLEREVFIAIWIAIFGGLTLYLFGKIQLPHDSPVKHISVGRLGLGLFSLTFTLYMLPGLWGAPLNLISAFPPPQHYSESPYGVGYMKLGSGDVSNIEIPDGAHLMAPHNILAFNDYDKGLAYAKKVGKPVMMDFTGHACVNCRKMEQNVWVQPKVLKLLKNDVILISLYVDDKRKLKDEEVVDSKLRPGKKLKYIGQKWSELQTIKYKTNTQPFYVLMNHNEEDLNAPVGYTPNTDEYYTWMKEGIEKFK comes from the coding sequence ATGAAAAAAATAATTTTAATTTTAATATTAACCCTTGGGTTTACAGCCTATTCTCAAGTTTTTGAGCCAGTTAAATGGACAACTTCTGTAGAAAAAGTGTCAGATACAGAATACAATCTGGTAGCAAACGCAAGTATAGATCAAGGTTGGCATTTATATTCTCAGGATGTACCAGAGGACGGACCAATAGCAACACTTTTTAATTTTGAAGAAAATGAAAATTACACTTTAATTGGGGATGTTCTAGAAGAAGAAGGACACACGATAGATGATCCTGTTTTTAATATGGTCATTAAGTTTTTTGAGAACAATGCAATATTTAAACAAAAAATAAAAATAACCAATAAAGAACTTTCTTTTATAAAAGGAGAGGTCGAATTTATGGTTTGTGATGATAGTAAATGTCTTCCACCAACTTATATTGATTTAGAATTTAATTTTAATAATACAATTGTTAAAAAAGATGCTGCAGCAACAGGTGTAACTTCAAAAAAAGAAGCTGTTGTTCATAGCACATCTATAAACAACCCAAGTAAAGACAATAATCAAAGAGGTTTAATCTCAATTTTCTTAATTGCTTTTTTATCTGGTTTTGCGGCATTGTTAACGCCTTGTGTGTTCCCAATGATACCAATGACGGTAAGTTTTTTTACCAAACAAAGTAAAACCAAGGCAGCAGGAATTAGAAATGCCATTATTTACGGATTATCAATTATTGTTATTTACGTTTTATTAGGGGTTTTAGTCAGTCTTATTTTTGGTGCAGACTCATTAAATGCCTTGTCTACAAATGTTTGGTTTAACGTTATCTTTTTTATTTTATTATTGGTTTTTGCTACTTCTTTTTTAGGAGCTTTCGAAATTATGTTACCAAATTCTTGGGCAAATAAAGTAGATTCTCAAGCAGATAGAGGTGGTTTAATTGGTATCTTTTTTATGGCTTTGGCACTTGCAATTGTATCCTTCTCATGTACAGGCCCAATTGTTGGTACCTTATTAGTAGAAGCTGCTGCTGGTGGAAGTCAAATAGGTCCAATTGTGGGGATGTTAGGCTTTTCTTTAGCAATAGCTTTACCATTTGCATTATTTGCAGCGTTTCCTGGTTGGTTAAATTCTTTGCCAAAATCTGGTGGTTGGTTAAACACAGTAAAAGTAGTTTTAGGATTCTTAGAACTTGCTTTGGCTTTCAAATTTTTGTCAAATGCAGACTTAGTACTTCAATTACACTGGTTAGAAAGAGAAGTGTTTATAGCTATTTGGATTGCCATTTTTGGAGGGTTAACTTTATATCTTTTCGGAAAAATACAGTTACCACATGATTCTCCTGTAAAACATATTTCTGTTGGTAGATTAGGTTTAGGATTATTTTCATTAACTTTTACATTGTATATGTTACCAGGTTTATGGGGAGCTCCATTAAATTTAATTAGTGCTTTTCCGCCACCACAACATTATAGTGAATCTCCCTACGGTGTTGGGTATATGAAATTAGGTTCTGGAGATGTATCTAATATTGAAATTCCTGACGGAGCACATTTAATGGCGCCGCATAATATTTTAGCATTTAATGATTATGATAAAGGTTTAGCGTATGCTAAAAAAGTTGGCAAACCAGTAATGATGGACTTTACGGGACATGCATGTGTAAATTGTAGAAAGATGGAACAAAATGTCTGGGTACAGCCTAAGGTTTTAAAATTGCTGAAAAATGATGTAATTCTAATTTCTTTATATGTTGATGATAAAAGAAAGTTGAAGGATGAAGAAGTGGTAGATAGCAAATTAAGACCTGGTAAGAAACTAAAATATATTGGTCAGAAATGGAGTGAATTGCAAACCATTAAATACAAAACCAATACACAGCCTTTTTATGTTTTAATGAATCATAATGAAGAGGATTTAAATGCACCAGTAGGGTATACGCCTAACACAGATGAGTATTATACTTGGATGAAAGAAGGAATTGAAAAGTTTAAATAA
- a CDS encoding DMT family transporter — protein sequence MKNFINNKWFLLLVIALTWGSSFMLIKKSLVVFTPYEIGAIRVVGSGLLLGFIGIPALFKMTKKTIIWVTIAGFFGNFLPMYLFPIAQTQVSSSLAGILDSLVPIFVLVFGFLIFGITSKKTQILGAIIGFLGAASIIYFSEANTEDSNFWYVMLVVLAGASYGVNAVVIKERIPNVNAIKLTAAVYSIWAIPSLIILYFTGFIQNFEMKPEFTEPISYLAFLTVFGTAIAMLLYFKLIQDTSAVFASTASYLLPIVAVIWGVLDGEKFTFWYVFGGLLILIGIYLIREKKKDPKLVPRG from the coding sequence ATGAAGAATTTTATAAATAATAAATGGTTTTTACTGCTTGTAATTGCATTAACTTGGGGTAGCTCGTTTATGTTGATTAAAAAATCATTAGTAGTTTTTACTCCCTATGAAATTGGAGCGATACGTGTTGTTGGTTCTGGTCTTTTATTAGGTTTTATTGGCATTCCTGCACTTTTTAAAATGACTAAAAAAACAATAATATGGGTAACTATTGCTGGTTTTTTTGGTAATTTTTTACCGATGTATTTATTCCCTATTGCTCAAACACAAGTTAGTAGTTCTTTAGCTGGAATTTTAGACTCTTTAGTTCCCATTTTTGTATTGGTTTTTGGTTTTTTAATATTCGGTATTACAAGTAAAAAAACGCAAATACTTGGTGCCATAATTGGTTTTTTAGGTGCTGCAAGTATTATCTATTTTTCTGAAGCCAATACAGAAGATTCTAATTTTTGGTATGTCATGTTGGTTGTATTAGCTGGTGCATCTTATGGCGTAAACGCAGTGGTTATTAAAGAAAGAATCCCGAATGTAAATGCTATAAAATTAACTGCTGCTGTCTATTCTATTTGGGCAATCCCCTCTTTAATTATTTTATACTTTACGGGGTTTATTCAAAATTTTGAAATGAAACCAGAATTTACTGAACCAATAAGTTATCTCGCTTTTTTAACCGTGTTTGGTACCGCAATTGCCATGTTATTGTATTTTAAATTAATACAAGATACATCTGCCGTTTTTGCAAGTACTGCAAGTTATTTATTACCAATAGTTGCTGTTATTTGGGGTGTTTTAGATGGTGAAAAATTTACTTTTTGGTATGTTTTTGGTGGTTTATTAATTTTAATAGGCATTTATTTAATTAGAGAGAAAAAGAAAGATCCAAAGTTAGTTCCTCGTGGATAG
- a CDS encoding META domain-containing protein, with amino-acid sequence MKTKLIIVFTLIAMVTISCNSENKKNNDTLANSITEKYWKLKTLQGQEVIITDNQDHEIFITLHTDENRISGFAGCNSISGEYILKEGNRIQFKNMLTTLKMCPETVVNESQLLKAFELADNYTINDNILSLNVGKRAPLAVFEAIKTK; translated from the coding sequence ATGAAAACTAAATTAATAATAGTATTTACACTTATAGCAATGGTTACTATAAGTTGTAATTCTGAAAATAAAAAAAACAATGATACATTAGCAAATTCAATTACCGAAAAATATTGGAAGCTTAAAACCTTACAAGGTCAAGAAGTTATCATCACAGACAACCAAGATCATGAAATTTTTATCACTTTACATACAGATGAAAATAGAATTAGTGGTTTTGCTGGTTGTAATTCAATTTCTGGAGAATATATTTTAAAAGAAGGTAATAGAATTCAATTTAAAAACATGCTAACTACTTTAAAAATGTGCCCTGAGACAGTTGTTAATGAATCTCAATTATTGAAAGCATTTGAATTGGCAGACAACTACACTATTAATGATAATATCTTATCATTAAACGTTGGAAAAAGAGCTCCTTTAGCTGTTTTTGAAGCCATAAAAACAAAGTAA